Part of the Candidatus Baltobacteraceae bacterium genome is shown below.
GCGCGGTTCTCGATCGTCAGCATACGGCGGCAAATATTCTCGCCGGAACTGCCGATACGTCGGATCTTGCAAGCCTGTTCAATGCCGGAGCGGTCTCATTTATCAACGGAGGTGCGACGGGCCAGGCAGACCCGCTCAACGGGCTTTCGCCGTTGCAAGCGCGGCTGACGTCGCAGAAGAACATCGTCAAAGGTGCGGGTTCGACAAGCGACCCGGTCGCATCGTCGCAAGTCAGGATAGCTCAAGCGTCGGCATCGCGGCCTTTATATAGCCCATACGAAAAGCTGGCCGATGCGATGAGAGTCGATCAAATTCTCATCGGTCGGTCGGAAAACGCCGCATCGCAGACGATCGTCGATGCCGCGGTCGGGTGTAAGTAGACGCCGAGTCCGTTCAACCGTTGCTGCGGATGCGCGCGAGCTGCACTGCGTGCGTGAAGCGCGCAATCTCTTCGCGTTGATAGCCGTCGATGTCGGTAAACGTCACGCCGTAGATTTCGCGCCCTTGCTGCCCTTCGTACCGCGAAAGGATCCGTCCGCGAATCGCCATCTCTTCGAACGCACGTCGGTTGTCGGGTGCGTGAACGCGGCGTTGACCGAAGGGCGTGATCTCGACGCGACTCTCGGGGGCGGGATAGACGTTGAGCACGTTACTCGGCAGCGTGAATCGAATCTCGAGATCGCTGCCGATGGCTAACGAATCGGTACACATTAAGCGTAAGCCACCGGCCGAAATATCGCTGGCTTCGCCGACCGCCGCGGGCCGATTGACCGGGCGATAGCGCACCGGGACGGCGAAAACCGTACGAACGCTGGTGCGGCGCTGTTTGTTGCCCTCGGCCACGTATTTGGCCGACTCGCGCGCGGCGACGCGAGCGCTCGCGGCGCGGCGCTGCATCTCGGCAATCTCGCGTCCCAGTACGTCGCGTTGCCCTGCCTCGACATCTTCGAACGCGACGCCGTATTCGTAGCCGGCGTCGGTTTGCGGAGTAGCGCGCGACAACACGCGACCGCGCAGCTTCAGACCGTCCGAGCCCGGGCGGCTCAACTCGAACTCGATGATGCGGTTGCGGTCGAGAAGAATCAGCGACCTCAAGCGGCAGCCGGTTTCGGAGATATTGATGAGCGTTCCGTATACCGGCGCGGGAAGTCCGCGCACGCTCACCGCAATCGGCAGCTCAATAGACTGCCGATACGACCGGCGCTGATTGCTACGCTCGGGCGCAGAACGCGATAACCACACCATGCTCGACGATGCTCATTTGAGTTTGGTGGTCGTCGGTCCTCAGTGGATGTGGTGCATAGGACCCAACTTGTGCGAAACTTTACAGTTTTTTAGAGCGTCGACCAGACGTCGAGTTTTCGGCGCACCCCCTCGATCACGGCATCCGTGAACTCGGTCGTGCTGGAGTGACCGCCGAGATCGGCGGTAGCCGTGCCGCTGTGTACCGCTTCGAGCGACGATTCGTAGATCGCGCGCGACGCATTGGCGGCGCGGCGATCGTCGACGTACGACAGCAGCGCGGCGGCGGCGAGAATCATCGCCAGCGGATTGGCGACGTTCTTGCCTTGCAGTCGCGGTGCGGTTCCGTGCGGAGCTTCGGCCATCACGACCGCCGGTTTGAGGTTGGCGTCGAACGATAGTAAAACCGATTCGGCGCCGGCGATCGAACCGAATAGCTGCATCACCAGATCCGATAGACAATCGCCGTCGCGATTGAGCGAGGGAATGACGAGCGGGTCGTCGCCCACGTTTGACAGCAGCAGCGCGTAGGTTGCATCGATGAGCTGCGGATCGTATCGCACGTCGGGATGCCGGGCCGCCGCGGCATCCATTTCTTCTTTGAGCATGCCTTCGTACACGGGGCTGACCGTATACTTCGGTCCGCCGAACACCACGGCTTTCGTCTTTTTTGCGTGAACGAATGCGTACTCGCTCACGTAGCGGCACACCGCGCGCGAAATCGTCTCCGTGCGAAACGCAATTTCATCGAGTCCCTCGCCTTCGCGCCACTCCTTGGCGCCGTACGCGTCGCCGACCGCCATTCGCACGACCGAAATCGGTGCGTTAATGCCGGCCGCGGGGCGCACGCGCGGCAGCTTGCGCCCGGTTCGCATCATGACTTTTCCGTCGATCGCTTCGCGCAGCAGCAAGTTGGGCGAACCCACGTCGCCTTTGCCTTCAGGCGTGATGGTTGCGGCTTTGAGTCCCAATCCGTGAGTCTTCATTGCGTCGGCCGCTTCGAAGACGACCTGGTTTTGCGTCGCGCGCCGGTTCTCCAGCGACAAATCGTAGCGGACGAACGCGAGCTCGACGTCGATGACGGAGCGGTCCAGGACGCGCAGCGCTTCCAGCAGCAACTCTTGCCCGGTTTGGTCTCCCTCCAGGACGACGACGGTCGGTGTGCTCATCTCACCGCCCTCCGGGCGCCGCGCTGCGCGCGGGGACATCCTGTCCGTGACAATGGCTCACGTCGTGTTTGCTCAAGATGAACTCCTCGCGTTTAGGACGAACGGTGTTATTCCATGGCGCGTGCGCGGTCCAAGGCGACTGCCAGAGCTCGGCTCAACCTCGAAATCGTAGGAATCACCGCGATCGGACTCGCCGTCCTTTGCGGCGTTTCGCTCGCCGTTCCGCACCTTGCCGGCAGCTTCGGCGGATGGACCGCGTCAACGTTGCGCCTCCTCTTTGGAGGCGGTGCCGCGCTTTTCCCGGTGTTGTTGGCGGCAATGGGCGCCATTGTGTTCCTCGAGGTGAACGTTCCGCGCCTGATCGCGAGCTTTGGCAGCGCCGCGCTGGCGTACTTCCTTATGATCGACGCCGCGCTGGGCGCGGGAGGATCGACGCGCGGCGGGTTTATCGGCGCGCAGATCTGGTGGGCGCTGCACGCGCTGATCGGCCCCGTCGGGGCCTGGATCGCGTTGTCGATCGGGTTCTTGTCGCTGACGCTGTGGCTGACCAACGCGAGCCTCAAGCGGCTCATCGGCCGCGTCATCGTTGCGTCACGCGGCGTGAAGCTGCCGAAACTGCCGAGCCTGCCGCGCTTCAGTCTTCACGTGCCCACCGGCCACGCGTCGTTGAGCGAGGCGTTCGACGTTGCGTCGATTCCTAAGCCGGAGCCCTCGCCACAGGCCGAGGCGCCGCGGGCGGACGAGCCCGCTCCGCTTGCTGTGGCGCGACAACCCCAACCGCCGCGCAGCTCCGAGCCGCCGCTGATCGAGGGGTGGATGCATTTCGTCGCCCCACCCGCGCCGCCGCACGACGCCGAGGACGCCGTCGAAGACGTTGTTGAGGAAGAGGAAGAAGCCGAGCCCGCGATCGTTGCGGGCGAATACGAATCCGCCGACACCGTGACCGCGGTACGCGCCTACCGGCTTCCGGATCTGGCCATCTTCGATCCGCCGCAAGCGCAGGCGGTCGACGAGTCCAATCGGGGGCACGTGCTCGAGGACACCCTGGCCAGCTTCGGCGTCGGCGCAAAGGTCTCGCACATCGAGCGCGGTCCGTCGATCACGCGTTACGAGCTCAAGCCCGAACGGGGCGTGAAGATTTCGCGCATCGCTTCACTCGCAGACGACATAGCGCTC
Proteins encoded:
- a CDS encoding PilZ domain-containing protein, producing the protein MVWLSRSAPERSNQRRSYRQSIELPIAVSVRGLPAPVYGTLINISETGCRLRSLILLDRNRIIEFELSRPGSDGLKLRGRVLSRATPQTDAGYEYGVAFEDVEAGQRDVLGREIAEMQRRAASARVAARESAKYVAEGNKQRRTSVRTVFAVPVRYRPVNRPAAVGEASDISAGGLRLMCTDSLAIGSDLEIRFTLPSNVLNVYPAPESRVEITPFGQRRVHAPDNRRAFEEMAIRGRILSRYEGQQGREIYGVTFTDIDGYQREEIARFTHAVQLARIRSNG
- a CDS encoding isocitrate/isopropylmalate family dehydrogenase, translated to MSTPTVVVLEGDQTGQELLLEALRVLDRSVIDVELAFVRYDLSLENRRATQNQVVFEAADAMKTHGLGLKAATITPEGKGDVGSPNLLLREAIDGKVMMRTGRKLPRVRPAAGINAPISVVRMAVGDAYGAKEWREGEGLDEIAFRTETISRAVCRYVSEYAFVHAKKTKAVVFGGPKYTVSPVYEGMLKEEMDAAAARHPDVRYDPQLIDATYALLLSNVGDDPLVIPSLNRDGDCLSDLVMQLFGSIAGAESVLLSFDANLKPAVVMAEAPHGTAPRLQGKNVANPLAMILAAAALLSYVDDRRAANASRAIYESSLEAVHSGTATADLGGHSSTTEFTDAVIEGVRRKLDVWSTL